The nucleotide sequence GCCAGCGCGCTAACCAACCTACGCCACGCCCCGACGCCCTCTAATAATATAAGCCAAAAAGTAATCTATTCAATTGTCATTATAGCTTCGTCTGGGTTAACGTTATCTCCCGGTTTAACATAGATAGCTTTTACCTTTCCACTAATTGGCGCGTGAAGTTCGTTCTGCATCTTCATTGCTTCAACAATTGCTACAACGTCTCCTTCCTGAACTTCATCACCTTCTTTAACTTTAATTTCGACCACTTTCGCAGGCATTGGAGATGTAACGTCTCCCTCTTTTGTAGCTCTTGGACGCTTAGAAGAACTTGCAAGTTCTCCTTTAATTTCTACTTCCTCACCAGTTGGAACAACTTCAACGAGAGGTTCTACAACAACCTCTTCAAGTCTTCCATCTATCTTAATAAAGTAAGGCTTCTTTCCTTCTTTCTTGTGTCCTACACCTGCAACTTTTACGTGGTAGCTTTCACCGTGAACGTTGATGATAAACTCTGTTGGGGCAAGAGGTTGTGGACACTGTTGCCTATCTTCTTCTGCATCTGCAAGGTCTTCTTCAGAAACTGCTGGAATTTCTCCTTTTTCGACCTTTTCTCTCCATTCAAAGAACTCTTTTGCAACCTTTGGAAAGAGGCAGTAAGAAAGAACGTCTTCTTCATTTCTTGCAAGGTCTTTGATTTCTTCTCTTGCTTTTTCAAGTTCAGGCTGGAGTAAATCTGCAGGTCTACATGTAATTGGTTCTTCGTCTCCAAGAACTTTCTTTATGATTTCCTCTTTTATTGGTGCAGGTGGTTTTCCGTAAAGACCTTTAACGTAGTTCTTTGCTTCTTGGGTAATCATCTTGTATCTTTCGCCGGCAAGAACGTTTAAAACAGCTTGAGTTCCAACGATTTGGCTTGTAGGTGTAACAAGTGGAGGATATCCGAAGTCTTCTCTTACTCTTGGAACTTCTTTGAGAACTTCTTCAAGCTTATCAAGTGCACCTTGTTCTTTTAACTGGTTAATAAGGTTTGAAATCATTCCTCCAGGGATTTGGTGTTCAAGAACGGCAGCATCAATTCCTTTAAAGTCTATGTCATACTTTTTGTATTTCTTTCTAACTTCCTTAAAATGGCTTGCCATTTTACTTAAAGCTTCTTTATCAAGTCCAACTTCAAAACCGAACTCTGAAAGGGCATAGGCCATAGTTTCTACTGCAGGGTGGGAAGTATCAGAAGCAAGAGGAGATATTGCTACGTCAAGAATGTCTGCTCCAGCTTCCGCAGCCTTTAACTGTGCCATTTCGGCAAGTCCACTTGTGCAGTGGGTATGAACGTGAACAGGAAGTCCTACTTCTTCCTTTAAAGCTTTTACGAGAGAGTAAGCTTTTTCAGGAGATAAAAGTCCTGCCATGTCCTTTATAGCGATTATGTCAACGCCCATTTCTTTATACTGGAGGGCAAGTTCTATGTAAAGGTCTTCCGTATGAACAGGGCTGATTGTGTAAGAAATTGCCCCTTCAACGATTTTTCCCATTTCCTTTGCAGTTTCTACAGCAACCTCAACGTTCCTTAAGTCGTTTAAAGCGTCAAAAACCCTAAATACATCAATTCCGTTTTCTGCTGCCTTTCTTACAAAAGCCCTTACAACATCGTCTGGATAGTGTCTGTACCCTACAAGGTTTTGTCCTCTTAAAAGCATCTGAAGACGGGAATTTGGCATAAGTTTTCTTAAAGTTCTTAAT is from Desulfurobacteriaceae bacterium and encodes:
- the oadA gene encoding sodium-extruding oxaloacetate decarboxylase subunit alpha; this encodes MAKKIQFTDVTLRDAHQSLFATRMKTKDMIEIAPIIDKAGFWSVECWGGATFDVCLRFLREDPWERLRTLRKLMPNSRLQMLLRGQNLVGYRHYPDDVVRAFVRKAAENGIDVFRVFDALNDLRNVEVAVETAKEMGKIVEGAISYTISPVHTEDLYIELALQYKEMGVDIIAIKDMAGLLSPEKAYSLVKALKEEVGLPVHVHTHCTSGLAEMAQLKAAEAGADILDVAISPLASDTSHPAVETMAYALSEFGFEVGLDKEALSKMASHFKEVRKKYKKYDIDFKGIDAAVLEHQIPGGMISNLINQLKEQGALDKLEEVLKEVPRVREDFGYPPLVTPTSQIVGTQAVLNVLAGERYKMITQEAKNYVKGLYGKPPAPIKEEIIKKVLGDEEPITCRPADLLQPELEKAREEIKDLARNEEDVLSYCLFPKVAKEFFEWREKVEKGEIPAVSEEDLADAEEDRQQCPQPLAPTEFIINVHGESYHVKVAGVGHKKEGKKPYFIKIDGRLEEVVVEPLVEVVPTGEEVEIKGELASSSKRPRATKEGDVTSPMPAKVVEIKVKEGDEVQEGDVVAIVEAMKMQNELHAPISGKVKAIYVKPGDNVNPDEAIMTIE